One genomic region from Salvelinus sp. IW2-2015 linkage group LG12, ASM291031v2, whole genome shotgun sequence encodes:
- the LOC111971085 gene encoding claudin-34-like translates to MTYLVHTAHPQFVSLWLSVVGWVLTAVTLGLIQWRVWHVSDFITSGEAWVGIWRVCFYSHTLVTSGFRVMYCQSMALSDSFTPPEVATAQVLTLLGLVVGFCGNAXAVYALRSVYFGQEKQTPIRCAFAVAGTLCLLSAVCFLIPLLWNLNSVVTNQTIAFPSNFHMPPAPVTQNPGAGIGVGIIGSFMMIVSGVIFILYRFPVKMGPRVEPSCPEARHFDGSSVGTLSPGSVGHSRDNPSNSQARDNPAFHFDEHL, encoded by the coding sequence ATGACATACCTGGTTCACACGGCTCACCCTCAGTTCGTCAGCCTGTGGTTGAGCGTCGTGGGTTGGGTCCTTACCGCGGTGACCCTTGGACTCATCCAGTGGAGGGTCTGGCACGTGTCCGACTTCATCACCTCAGGAGAGGCCTGGGTCGGGATCTGGAGGGTGTGTTTCTATAGCCATACACTCGTGACCTCTGGGTTCAGGGTCATGTATTGTCAGAGTATGGCGCTGTCTGACTCCTTCACGCCCCCGGAGGTCGCCACGGCCCAGGTGCTCACTCTGCTAGGGCTGGTCGTGGGGTTCTGTGGGAACGCCYCCGCCGTCTACGCCCTCAGGAGCGTCTATTTCGGACAGGAGAAGCAGACGCCTATCCGCTGTGCGTTCGCGGTGGCTGGTACTCTCTGCTTGTTGTCAGCTGTGTGTTTTCTCATACCTCTCCTGTGGAACCTGAACTCAGTGGTGACCAATCAAACAATAGCGTTCCCTTCGAACTTCCACATGCCCCCTGCACCTGTGACCCAGAACCCGGGGGCAGGTATCGGGGTCGGGATCATAGGGTCGTTTATGATGATCGTCAGTGGAGTTATCTTCATCCTCTACAGGTTCCCTGTCAAGATGGGACCCAGAGTGGAGCCTTCTTGTCCAGAGGCAAGACACTTTGATGGGTCAAGTGTTGGGACATTGTCCCCTGGGTCTGTGGGACACAGTAGGGATAATCCGAGTAACTCTCAGGCCAGGGACAATCCTGCCTTCCACTTTGATGAGCACTTGTGA